In Bradyrhizobium guangdongense, the sequence CGGTCACGCGGCCCATCTGGAAACCCAGCGCGTGCTGACTCGCGCGATTGCGCGCACAAACATCCTGTTGCAGGTGCCGAGCTTCATCGCGGGCGCGATCGTGGCCTCTCAAACCGATGGCGTCGCGACCTTGCCCGCCAACCTCGCTGCCATCGTCGCCGAACCGCTCGGAATGACGGTGTTCAGGACGCCGGTGATATTGCCGCGGATCGAGATCGCGCAATATTGGCATGAGCGCTACCATCGCGATCCCGCCCACCGCTGGCTGCGATCGATCACGGTCGATCTGTTCGGCAGTCGTGCCTAGCCTGCGGGAGAGCCCGCTCACGCGCTCTTCAATGTAAGCTCGCTTCCTTCCGTCTCCGCAAAGCCTGCCTGCAACACCTCTTCGCGCTTGTGGCGCAGATGCGCGCGCAGTATGTGGGCGAGGCCGGTGCCGTCGCGGCGCTGCAGCGCGTTCAGGATGGCCTCGTGCTCGCTGACGGCGAGCGCCCAGCGCTGCGGCGTCATCGGCGTGACGTAGCGCGCGCGGCGGATGCGCGCGGTCACGGAGGCGTAGAGCCCTGACAACACGGGATTGCCGGCGGCGTTGACGATCCCCTCGTGAATGGCGCGGTTGCCGCGATAATACTGGATCAGATCGCCCTCGCGATAATGCTGCACCATCGCGGCGTGGGCCGCGGCGATCTCAGCGATCTCAACGTCGCTGATGCGCTCGCAGGCGAGCTCGCCGGCCAAAGCCTCGAGACCCTGGCAGACCTCGAACAGGTCGCGCATGTCCTTGTCAGTCAGCTTTGCCGCGCGCGAGCCGCGATGGGGCAGGAGCTGCACCAGGCCTTCCGCGGCCAGCACCTTGAGCGCTTCACGCAGCGGCGTGCGCGAGATGTCGAGCCGTTCGCACAGCTCGCGCTCGGGAATCCGCGCGCCCGGCGGGATCTCACCATCGAGCAGAATGTCGCGGATGCGGCCGACGACCTCCTCATGC encodes:
- a CDS encoding GntR family transcriptional regulator; translated protein: MLHEEVVGRIRDILLDGEIPPGARIPERELCERLDISRTPLREALKVLAAEGLVQLLPHRGSRAAKLTDKDMRDLFEVCQGLEALAGELACERISDVEIAEIAAAHAAMVQHYREGDLIQYYRGNRAIHEGIVNAAGNPVLSGLYASVTARIRRARYVTPMTPQRWALAVSEHEAILNALQRRDGTGLAHILRAHLRHKREEVLQAGFAETEGSELTLKSA